GGGAACCTGCATCTGGCTGGCATCGTTCGCCGCTGCGACGCATGCATATGCCGGCGCGGGCATAGAGGTGACGATGAACCAGGCCAAGATCGTGCGGCTTTCTCGCGCCGCCGACACCATCGTTGTCGGCAACTCGGCCATCGCCGACGCGGCGATTCAGGACGCCTCGACCATCGTGCTCACCGGCAAGGGCTTTGGCGTCACCAACCTTGTCGTACTCGATGCCGATGGCAGCCCGATCGTCGACGAGCAGGTGACCGTCATCCGCCACGACGCCTCGTCCGTCCGGATCTACCGGCGCTCGGAGGTGCAGACGCTCTCATGCACGCCCTATTGCGAGAGTTCCTATAAGAGCGATGCCGAGCGGATGTCCGAGAGCGAAATGAACGCCAGCCAATGAGTTGGCCCCTCAGCCGCGGCGGCATGGTTAGCGACCGGCAAATCGGGTCTGCGCAATTTTCCGGATCATTCAAACCGGACTTCAACAGCTTTCCTCTATAGGTCGACGCGAACCACAGAAGCGGTCGGGACATGAGTGCAGAAAGCAATGACATGAACGGACCCAGGCCAGGCTTCCTTGCCCGGTTCATGTGGAACCAGAGCGGCAGTACGGCGATCGAGTTCGCCGTACTGGCGATTCCATTCTCCTTGCTGGTGTTTGCCATTCTGGAAAGCTGCATTGCCTTCGCCGGCCAGCAGGTATTGGCCAACGCCGCTGACGAAGTCGCCCGGCAGTTGCGTACAGGTCAGGTCAAGGCCGCCGGTTTCACGGAAGAAACGTTGAAGGACAAGATTTGCGCCAAGATGGAAATCTTGGTGTCTAAGGACTGCAAGGACCAGCTTCTCGTCGATCTGCGCAGCTATCCGACCTTTGCCGACGCGGCGAAGGTCAAGCTGAAATTGACCGGTGACCGGGATATCGACACGACAGGCTTCGCCGTGACGCCAGGTCCATCAATGTCCAAGAACATGTTGCAGGTCATCTACAAGTGGCCAGTCATCACGGACTTCATGCGCGCGTCGATGTCGAACCTCAAGGGCGGCAAGACTTTGCAATATGCGACCGTCACCTGGCAGAACGAGCCATTTAACGACTGAGTGGACTGATCGGCTTTCAACAGCCGGGGTTGGGAAAAGGGGCAGCATGTCTTTCTGCGCGGGAGCACGATCCATGCTGGGGCGTTGGCGGTCTTGCGCACACGCTCTGGTCGGCGACAGGCGTGGCGTTGCCGCCATCGAATTCGCCATCATCGCGCCGTTGCTGTTGTCACTCTATTTCGTGACCATGGAGGTTTCGCAAGGGATCGAGACCAACAAGAAGGTCAGCCGTGTCGGCTCGATGGTCGCCGATCTCATCACCCAGCAGCAGACCATCACCAAAAGCGAAATCGATGCGATCATGAAGATCGGCGAAGCAATCCTGCAGCCTTACAATCGCAGCGTTGGCAAGATCGTGATCACGCAGATCGAGGTCACCGATGAAGCGACACCCAAGGTAAGGGTTGTGTGGTCGCGCAAACTCGTGAACGGCACGGCCTCGGTGGATGCGCCAAAAGACGCTCCTACGACTGTTCCAACGGCGCTCAAGGTCAAAGGCACGTTCCTGATCCGCGTCCAAAGCGACCTTGACTACAAGCCCGTCATCGTTTGGGCGGCCACGAGCAAGCCTACCCTCGGCCTGGCAGCGGCTTTCGACGGCATCGCTATGTCCGAGACCTATTATCTGCGCCCGCGCATGAGCGCGTCGATCCCCTGTTCCGACTGCTGAGCGGCTTCGATCCAGCAAGCTAGCCTGTCAGCTGCCGTCCGGCGGGATAATTGCCATTGCCGGCAACTGATCTTATGTCTGGCGGACTGGCAACCGAGAGCCCTTATCAGATGGCGCGTGCATTCCTGTTCGTCCTCGATTCCTTTGGCATTGGCGGCGCGGCCGACGCCGCGCGCTTCGGCGACGTCGGTTCGGACACCTTTGGACATATTGCGCGCGCCTGCGCCGACGGCCGTGGCGATCGCGAAGGCCTGCGCAGCGGCCCGCTCTTGGTGCCCAACATGACATCACTCGGGCTCGGTTTGGCGGCCAAGCGGGCGACCGGCTTCGAGTTTGCAAGCAACGCGCCGCTCCGCACAGGCGCCTTTCATGGCGCTGCCCAGGAGATCTCGAGCGGCAAGGACACGCCATCAGGCCATTGGGAAATCGCCGCCCTGCCCGTTACCTTCGACTGGGGCTATTTTCCGCAGACCATTCCGACATTCCCTGCCTCGCTGACCGAAGCGATCATCAGGGAAGGCAAGATCCCGGGCATTCTGGGCGACTGCCATGCCGGCGGCGTCGAAATCATCGAACGCTTCGGCGAGGAGCATGTCAGGACAGGCAAGCCGATCTGCTACACATCAGTGGATTCGGTGCTGCAGATAGCAGCACACGAAACCCATTTCGGGCTGGAGCGGCTCTACCAACTGTGCCAGCTCGTCCGCCGCCTCGTCGACCCGCTGAAGATCGGCAGGGTCATCGCCCGTCCGTTCCTGGGCGAGAGCAAGGAGACGTTCCAGCGCACGCCCAACCGCCGTGACTATGCCACCCCGCCGCCGGCAGCCACGCTGCTCGACCGGCTTACCGCGCGCGGCAGCAAAGTCATCGGCATCGGCAAGATCGGCGATATCTTTGCCCATCGCGGCATCAGCGAAATCCGCAAGGGTGTCGGCAACATGGCGATGTTCGACAAGGCACTTGGCGCCATGGACGATGCCCAGGACGGCGACCTGGTGTTCGCCAATTTCGTCGACTTCGACACCGAATTCGGTCATCGCCGCGACGTGCCGGGTTATGCCGCTGCACTCGAAGCCTTCGACAGGCGCCTGCCCGAGGCCTTCGCGCGGCTGAAGCCGGACGACCTGCTCATCCTCACCGCCGACCACGGCAACGATCCGACCTGGCCCGGCACCGACCACACGCGTGAGTGCATCCCGGTGATTGGCATAGCCGAGGGCCGTTCCGGCGGCGATATCGGGTTGAGGCCGACCTTTGCCGACATCGGCGAAACGGTGGCCGAACATCTCAGCCTGGCGCCCGGCCGCCACGGCAACTCCTTCCTGGAGACGATCGCCAGCCATGCCTGAATTGCCCGAAGTCGAGACAGTGCGGCGCGGACTGCAGCCGGTGCTGGAAGGCGCGCGCATCGAGCGCGTCGAGACCCGCCGCCCCAATCTGCGTTACCCCTTCCCCGACAAGTTCGGCGAGCGCCTCGCTGGCCGGAAGATCACCTCGCTCGGCCGCCGCGCCAAATATCTCATCGCCGATGTCGAGGATGCTCCGCTGCTGATCTGCCATCTCGGCATGTCCGGCTCGTTCCGCGTCGAAACCGACGAGGACGAAGCTACACCGGGTAATTTCCATCACGAACGCTCGAAGTCGGAGACGCACGATCACGTCGTCTTCCACGTCGCGGATCCGAAAGGTGTTCCCGCACGCGTCGTCTTCAACGACCCCAGGCGGTTCGGCTTCATGCTGTTTGCCGAGCGCAACGGCACCGAGCATCCGATGCTGCAGGGACTTGGCGTCGAGCCGACGGGCAACACGCTCGACGGTAGCCTCCTCGCCCAGCTGTTCGAGGGCAAGAAGACCCCGCTCAAGGCCGCCCTGCTCGACCAGCGGCTGATCGCTGGGCTGGGCAACATCTATGTCTCCGAGGCGCTGTGGCGCGCCGGACTTTCGCCGACGCGGGCCGCCGGGACGATTGCCGGCAACGGCAAGGTGGCGAAGGAGCGAGCGACGCTTCTGGCAATTTCGGTGCGGGAGGTGATCGCCGACGCCATCGCCGCCGGCGGTTCCTCGCTGCGCGACTACGTCCACACCGACGGCTCGCTCGGCTACTTCCAGCACTCCTTCTCCGTCTATGACCGCGCGGGCGAACCTTGCGCGCACAGCGGCTGTGCGGGCCATATCGAGCGCATCGTGCAGAGCGGGCGCTCAACCTTCTATTGCCGCCAGTGCCAGCGCTGAGATAGAGCAACGTCTCATCGTTGACGCAGCGAGAGAGGGAGAGCCGCAAGATGGCCTATGAAACGATCATCGTGGAAACACGCGGCAAGGTTGGGCTGATCACGCTCAACCGTCCAAAGGCGCTCAATGCGCTCAATTCTCTTGTGCTGGCCGAGCTGCTTGCCGCCACCGGTACCTTCGAAGCCGACCAGGGCATCGGCGCCATCGTCATCACCGGCTCGGACAAGGCCTTCGCGGCTGGCGCCGACATCAAGGAGATGCAGGGCAAGACCTATGTCGACGCCTATATGGAGGACTTCTTCTCCGGTTGGGAGACTTTTGCGGCCAACCGCAAGCCTATGATCGCGGCGGTCGCCGGCTACGCGCTGGGCGGCGGCTGCGAACTCGCCATGATGTGCGACTTCATCATCGCCGCCGACTCGGCCAAGTTCGGCCAGCCTGAGATCACGCTGGGCGTCATGCCCGGCATGGGCGGCTCGCAGCGCCTGACACGCTTCGTCGGCAAGTCGAAGGCGATGGACATGTGCCTGACCGGCCGGATGATGGATGCCGCCGAAGCCGAGCGCTCCGGTCTCGTCTCGCGAGTCGTGCCTGCGGCCGACCTGATGGAAGAGGCGATGAAGGCAGCGGCAAAGATCGCGGACTTCTCGCTCCCGGCGGTGATGATGTGCAAGGAAGCGGTCAATCGTTCTTATGAAGTAACGCTGGCGGAAGGGCTGCGCTTCGAGCGCCGCGTGTTCCATTCGATGTTTTCGCTCGACGACCAGAAGGAAGGCATGGCGGCCTTTGCTGAGAAAAGGACTGCGAATTTCCGCAACCGCTGACCTGAATCGCGTTGACGTTGGCACCAAGCTGAACTATAAGCCGCACCAACTGAGGCGCCCCCCAGGGACGCCCGATTTATTTTTGCGTTCTGCGGGTACCCGCGAGCGCCCACCTAGAGATCAAAGAGAGGCACCATGGCCAATACCTCCTCGGCCAAGAAGGCAACGCGTAAGA
The nucleotide sequence above comes from Aminobacter aminovorans. Encoded proteins:
- a CDS encoding phosphopentomutase, with product MARAFLFVLDSFGIGGAADAARFGDVGSDTFGHIARACADGRGDREGLRSGPLLVPNMTSLGLGLAAKRATGFEFASNAPLRTGAFHGAAQEISSGKDTPSGHWEIAALPVTFDWGYFPQTIPTFPASLTEAIIREGKIPGILGDCHAGGVEIIERFGEEHVRTGKPICYTSVDSVLQIAAHETHFGLERLYQLCQLVRRLVDPLKIGRVIARPFLGESKETFQRTPNRRDYATPPPAATLLDRLTARGSKVIGIGKIGDIFAHRGISEIRKGVGNMAMFDKALGAMDDAQDGDLVFANFVDFDTEFGHRRDVPGYAAALEAFDRRLPEAFARLKPDDLLILTADHGNDPTWPGTDHTRECIPVIGIAEGRSGGDIGLRPTFADIGETVAEHLSLAPGRHGNSFLETIASHA
- a CDS encoding TadE/TadG family type IV pilus assembly protein yields the protein MWNQSGSTAIEFAVLAIPFSLLVFAILESCIAFAGQQVLANAADEVARQLRTGQVKAAGFTEETLKDKICAKMEILVSKDCKDQLLVDLRSYPTFADAAKVKLKLTGDRDIDTTGFAVTPGPSMSKNMLQVIYKWPVITDFMRASMSNLKGGKTLQYATVTWQNEPFND
- a CDS encoding pilus assembly protein N-terminal domain-containing protein yields the protein MAKPNLYFLGTCIWLASFAAATHAYAGAGIEVTMNQAKIVRLSRAADTIVVGNSAIADAAIQDASTIVLTGKGFGVTNLVVLDADGSPIVDEQVTVIRHDASSVRIYRRSEVQTLSCTPYCESSYKSDAERMSESEMNASQ
- a CDS encoding enoyl-CoA hydratase, yielding MAYETIIVETRGKVGLITLNRPKALNALNSLVLAELLAATGTFEADQGIGAIVITGSDKAFAAGADIKEMQGKTYVDAYMEDFFSGWETFAANRKPMIAAVAGYALGGGCELAMMCDFIIAADSAKFGQPEITLGVMPGMGGSQRLTRFVGKSKAMDMCLTGRMMDAAEAERSGLVSRVVPAADLMEEAMKAAAKIADFSLPAVMMCKEAVNRSYEVTLAEGLRFERRVFHSMFSLDDQKEGMAAFAEKRTANFRNR
- the mutM gene encoding bifunctional DNA-formamidopyrimidine glycosylase/DNA-(apurinic or apyrimidinic site) lyase, which encodes MPELPEVETVRRGLQPVLEGARIERVETRRPNLRYPFPDKFGERLAGRKITSLGRRAKYLIADVEDAPLLICHLGMSGSFRVETDEDEATPGNFHHERSKSETHDHVVFHVADPKGVPARVVFNDPRRFGFMLFAERNGTEHPMLQGLGVEPTGNTLDGSLLAQLFEGKKTPLKAALLDQRLIAGLGNIYVSEALWRAGLSPTRAAGTIAGNGKVAKERATLLAISVREVIADAIAAGGSSLRDYVHTDGSLGYFQHSFSVYDRAGEPCAHSGCAGHIERIVQSGRSTFYCRQCQR
- a CDS encoding TadE/TadG family type IV pilus assembly protein, which codes for MLGRWRSCAHALVGDRRGVAAIEFAIIAPLLLSLYFVTMEVSQGIETNKKVSRVGSMVADLITQQQTITKSEIDAIMKIGEAILQPYNRSVGKIVITQIEVTDEATPKVRVVWSRKLVNGTASVDAPKDAPTTVPTALKVKGTFLIRVQSDLDYKPVIVWAATSKPTLGLAAAFDGIAMSETYYLRPRMSASIPCSDC